One Siniperca chuatsi isolate FFG_IHB_CAS linkage group LG3, ASM2008510v1, whole genome shotgun sequence genomic region harbors:
- the si:ch211-243a20.3 gene encoding uncharacterized protein si:ch211-243a20.3, which translates to MAPPSLLMVLMVVAMATGARSASEENELDYGYWNYREGADRVNVASVRSVTRVLDAWGKRIFSEIKTLLHSQPSTLLPDYSRVRPLSESVNDLFREVSLLRRRITELSRRLATLEPFLRHHGYREVGEEEVGGGRVLAPQSLRGEVASMARYAQRTAGRTSPPRGSRVVRRRRVRVLKKGGVKLVQRERD; encoded by the exons ATGgcccctccctctctgttgATGGTGCTGATggtggttgccatggcaactggGGCCCGTTCAGCCAGCGAGGAGAATGAACTGGATTATGGGTACTGGAACTACAGAGAAGGAG CTGATCGTGTGAACGTGGCCTCAGTGCGCAGTGTGACCAGAGTTTTAGACGCCTGGGGAAAACGCATCTTCAGTGAGATCAAGACTTTATTGCACTCTCAGCCCAGCACACTGCTGCCTGACTACTCCAG GGTGCGCCCTCTGTCCGAGTCCGTCAACGACCTGTTCAGAGAAGTCTCCCTGCTGCGCCGGCGCATCACCGAGCTCTCTCGTCGCCTAGCAACCCTGGAACCGTTCCTCCGTCACCACGGCTACcgggaggtgggggaggaggaggtgggaggcGGCCGGGTTCTGGCACCTCAGAGCCTGAGAGGAGAGGTGGCGAGCATGGCCCGGTACGCCCAGAGGACCGCGGGGAGGACGAGTCCGCCGAGGGGGAGCCGGGTGGTGAGGAGGAGACGGGTGAGAGTCCTCAAGAAAGGGGGAGTGAAGCTggttcagagagagagagactga